The genomic interval gaaaaaaaaatgtatacttAGTCTCCCTTTAatcttttttcttcatattatgACACGATTTTCTATATCCATGGGATTATCATAATTTGATTAACCTAATGTTGTTCTATATAATTAGTAGAAAAACAttactaacatttatttatCAAGAACTTCTACATTGACATAGGTAAATCTCAAATTGTGACAAAACTTACTTATCATCATGGTAactttcttttgttttggtaTGCACATCCAAATTGAAAGAATAAATTATGATAATTATACcccaaaagaagaaaaaagaagaagaagaagaaatgagTGAAGATGGTTATTAGTGTCAGAATATGTTATCCGGCATGGATCAGTGATCCTTCTATATATTAtcaattatcatatatatatactcaccaAATACAACATATGCATCTTCTAGTTGTCTTAACAACGGtcatcttttaatttatttattttcattctaaTAATAAATAACGGTCGTCTTTTTGTTCAATTTATCatctcttttgttttgttttttgtttttccttttccCCTTTTGCCCCCATCTACAGAATACTATACAATTAGATGAaatgttataataataataataataataataataataataagccaCATTGTTCCCTGCACTACACATAACCCTCCCAATGTAAACCAAACCAAACATTTGCTATAAATTTATTGGACAAAAATTGGCAAGTGAATATAGAAAAATTGATGTTTTATTTGCATCTTATAAAATGATAAGTACACCTTATTATTAAACAAAATGGTATAATACTATTTTGAATCCCGTATTTTggaaaagttaccaattggaccatctgtttttgttaaataacaaaatagatcacgtattttcaaaatggtacaaatatgaccctgaactgattttttgtcaaaataaaatttaataataatctaatctaaaggtgttatgacaaaatatttacattttatgtatctgttcgtgttaaaaattatcttcaagttagttgtattaaaaaaaagttgtcaaaaattaatttcagggtcctatttttactattttaaaaaatacaaggtctattttgtcatttaacaaaacaaagggTCCAActagtaacttttgtaaaacacaaagttcaaaatggtatttacccttaaaaaaaaataaatgtaaataatttttaaaaattactcttaatatttttttgaaaaaatttcctcacattattttatgttaatttcaataattattttgactttgttttcatatttttctctaaattttatacatatttttttattttttctatgaaaatttaatgtaattttttattttattcttttatcataatatttaaaatataatttatttttatttgataggtatattttttaagaatttgaattaaaagaaaaaaaattagtacaattaaagatataaattttatataaaataaaaattattaaatgtaataaatttataaatgttttaaatgtaaataaaatttatcatagaaaaaatatcttcaaattcAATATTGACCCTTAGTGCCAAAACGAATATGTTTTCACTCTCCAACTCAATCAAAGAAGATTGTGAGTAAAATCATTGAAATAAAAGGTTAATTGAGTCTAATTTCTTTTTAGAAGGATCTCAATGTGCAAAAGCTTGATATTTGAAGGAGCAAAGGGCTATTTGTTACTCAATTGTAGCATATCACGTGATATGGGTATTTGTAAGAAAAGTATAGTGATTTTTCTAAATTGgcatctaaccaattttttttattgaatttttaatttgttattgtGGTATGATTGGACTAACACTTTGATTTTTAAACAACTTGTGTTGGTGCGCTTGCAACATTAATATTAGTATGAGGATTACTTAtacctaaatttatttttattgctaATAATTCAAGATTATTGAGATAAATATAAATTCAAGATGGTAGAATTAACCTTAATTATTACATAGAAGTATTTAATACAATCTTATATGATTTGATTAATATATTCAATCTAAATCTTGCCCACACACACAAATTAAATagatgaaatgaaatgaaatatataagtgtgagaTTGGTTTATGTTTTGATGTACATATATgacaattactaaaatgatgTTCCAAAACGACAAATGTTAAAGAAGCTTTTATTAATtggtcttatttttttttttagggtttagaaATGGGAATCGCGTGCTCAAATCAGAGACAAACAAAAAATGGCCGTTTGTTTTAGGCATTGTGATCGTGATATTCGTTTTTCAATTTGGGTGTCTCAATCTCATTTGGTATTTGGTCAAAtatgtttcacttctaaatcatTTCAATTTTCAACTTATAAGTAATACAAATTTAAGTTTCAAAACTTTGGGAAACACATAATGAATTTGAACAGATTCGAggatctagttttttttttctttaataggtTGTaaattaatgaatttcattttaCAATATGTTGGAATAATATTGTCTAATTTAAGAGTATACCAAACAAATTTATGTGCCCTCATCAAAATTATGAcattatattaaaaaagaaaaagagagaatttaaaaatttaaagaatcaaAAGTTTTTTATTAAGGGAAGAACATTTATTCAACAATATAAGATGACAAGTTTTACAAGATCGGAAATCACTCAAAGAATTACCCAAATTTCATAGTGGAAATTGTCCAAACTATATCGATTATAATAATAGAGCAAAAACCTCATAACAATCACacttcgaaaaaaaaaataaatagacaaaACAATCGTAAAACAATAGTATCTTTTTAATAATCTTACAATTatgagaaattttaaaaaaatttaaaaactgtATTAAAAACATGCTACAGCAAATgctctaaatttttttattttaaagtttttttaaaatatactatTCATGTTCTACATTTATAGAATACTATTTATtgctctaaatatattttattaattatttttcggtttttataattatttttgcatgagaatatgtatttatattaatattatatatttgaaataaaaaaagttaaaaaaaaaatagtaatgtattttaaagaaattaatatatggtataatataaaatatactgtaaaatagaaaaagtaaaattttgatAAACTAGGTAGAGTATTTATCTAACATTAAATTGGAATGAATTAACGTCTCAATAAATAAGGTGAAAACCATTATTATTGCAACAAGCAGAATAAACTAATACTAATATCGAACAAGTCTCATCGATGAAGTCCAACAAACTTAATACATATCAAACTTAAcaatttgaaaattagattaTTTGATAAGTTAGTAAAATATGCATTATTAACAAGACAATAAATCTTTATTAACCTACATTGAAGTTATATTATGGAAGATCATGCCTAAAACTCagcataattaattaaataatgcaTAGTCGAACTACTTCACCATTAATagcttataataataaaaacttcacatgatcatgatcatgatcAGTACACAATTGGAGTAACTAAGAATCTTTAATGTCTTATTAaccatttataaattaatacaatacatatatatgaatatatacaaGTATAAACTTACCACTGAAATAAGTTGTCTCAACTTATATATTGTATCTAGAAATCACCAAATGTGTATATGAGTATGTGTGAGATATCGATAGAGGTCCATTTATACTTGAGACACATCATTAGAAATTGGCAAAAGAAATCATGTTCAATAATcccataaattttaaaatatagaaagtTTCATTAGAGATGCCAAAAGATGTCTATATGAATAAATTTCTTTCATCTACAAaagtatatatatcaaattaacCGAAGAGAAACCCAAGAAAGAAAAGAGTTGAGAATTGTAATATGGTCAAGAGAAATTTAGAAGAAGGtaaccaaaaaaacaaaatcCACACTTAGGATACTGAATCtgcattttataaaaagaaccCTTCTAATTGAGATCTAAAAGACACATGCTCTCTTTCCCTTTTCTAGAGACTTTAGCCTTTAGAATACACAAATTTCTAACCCTTTTTCTTCTCCTAGAGATGCTTTCTCCATACccaaaattaaattagaataataaacAGTCTTGTATTTGAAGACTATTAAGCTTTCCACACTacctttttaattattttattttttatttttatatatatattatatatggaaggatgtttctttttttttcttttggataTGGCTCCCAAAAATTCCTTAAAGAAAATATcatgtgtatattttttttctcaacatcctaattattttattaaccaAAAacagtaaataaaataaaaggcctcatttttatgttgGACCTGCATAGCATGGCATCACTAGGTGTGGTCCAAACACAACACCCCCTTTCGGTCTTCAGCTTCTTGTGTTTGAGATTCGAGCTCTCGATAATGctcttatctctctctctctctctatatatatatatttattcattataaatgTCTATTTATTTGAGGGGAAAAGAAATGTGTCTTTACAATAGATTTATACTGCTCCCACTTGTGaattataaattacatttttttttctgataaaCATTTTAAAGGCTGCATTTATGTCAATGTAGTCGCtgttaataagaaaataatcttcttttgtttttgttttttgaaaaaatgatcTTATTAAAAccttacaagaaaaaaaaaatatcaaacaatATCATTAATAATAGTTATACAATCCATAAAATTAGCAATACTACTAGCTTTGCTAAAGAGTACGCATGCAATACTATTAACAATTCTAGGACAATACATAAaagaaatacaaataaaattacCTATAACAATACAATTTAAGTAAGATGGGtcaatctttttattaaacttcAAATTAATAAGAAACACAACTCCAGCCCCAATTTTAACCAACTCATTATTACACAACTCAGcgtcaaaattaattttcattaccTCTGAAGGCGTTTAGACCATCTTATTTATCTCaaagtttagccgccaatagtGTTTTTTCTAATCTATTCTCTTCAACAAAAttcattagtttattttattttttatttttgcagaaaaattctttatttcatttaaataaacataaaaaagaaGTTTGTCTCTACCCTTTTAAGTAAATATTTTCCTtcataatttaatttgatttgtaTCTCTAATTATTGAAGTTTAGTACTGCCGAAGTACCGAGTTAAGGAGGAGACAATACCGTTACTAGAtgtacttaaattttttttttaacaaagatGTACTTATTATTGAATAcatatatttaagaaaatactggaaagaagaaaaaaaaatggttgttttaaaattaagaagaataaaaatcaataaataaaaggCTATATCAAAGTTATGAGCAATCATATCCTGAACACTTGCACATAACTACAATGCTTCCATTCTAGACAAAAACTACAACATTGCCTCTGTTGTAGACACCAAGACAGAATATACTGTCTTTTTCAATATTAAAGTTGAGTTGGTCCAATAATTTTCCAAGAAAGGAAGAAAAttgtaaagtaaaaaaaaaaaaagagagaacatTTATTCTTCTTCCATAGATAAATATGTAAAACGAAAAAATACTCTCATATTTGAGACTCGGAAAAGAATCAAATGAGGCCTGAGATATCAAGAAACACCAACAATATTAGAGTCAAAGTGAAATTTCAGATTTTTTTTGGGTTGAGCTTAATTGCATGCATAAATCATGATTGCATTGAACAGTGAATAATGGGAGTTGGACCATAACAGAAGCCAGTAGCCAATTAAGGTCGAGTTTTCATTTTCAGTTTGAGTAATGGTCCAGCATTGATCATTGCTGTTTTTCCTTTTCATTATCAGAAAAATTAACtgtagtaataaaataaaataaaacaagaaTGACCTTGACCCTTGTAAAGGAAGATcaccaataaataatatatgctTCTATATTGGAGAACCCTATATAGAGTGGTCGTTTTTATTGATTTTAGAGCTACATAGAATTCCTATTTGTAAATGATGACAATTAAGTCTTGGTATTTGCAATGGACTTCCCGCCCTGAAGGTTGAAGTTAGATTATACCGGTTATTTAAACATAGATGATAATGATGGTATGAAGTGATGTAGAAAGTAAGACTTAATAACGATGAGATTAATCCAGAcccaaaaaaagaagagaagggAAAGAAAAAAAGTGGAGACAGAATAAGGTCAATTTCTCTCTTTTTGTATATTAAAGCAAGAAGAATGaggcatatattttttttggtgcTGGGCAGTGATTCTTCCCCCGTAGTCCATTGGTTTACTTTATTTGGGCGAATAATTGGGCAAATATTCCAAAGCATACCTTTTTTTGAGGGTGGGAAGGCTGAAGAAATATGTTACTACTCTCTCCAAGGCATATTCCAAAGCATACcttccttttttcttctttttaaaaACTGAGTCTTTTTGCCAATACTTATATTTGATACATATCGGTTCTGCCCAcaagttttaaggataaaaaccTCACAACCATGAATCAAGTCTATTTGGGATAATAGTTATCAACATTTCTAACTAATGCAAAGTCACTAACTAGTTAATAAGGTTAGGTAGCATGTTAAGGTGCCCATAAATTTTCACCAGATCTAAAAGACTTGACAGCTAAAACTAACACCCATGTGGCCATGTCACTTATGAGTGTCCATTATCCCCATGGCGTTTTCAATAATTATGGGCTCAGAATAACCATATAGAATTTTGGATAAATTGCAGTATTTGTCATCAACTTTGATGACACCCcaatatttttaaagaaaaaagacCGTACCTCCTGTTGCggaaagaaataaaatattctgATCGTGTCACGAGTACATTCttttaaatagaaaaaagaaaaagaaagaaaaaaatgaacaaGAGTACATGGATATGCATACAAGGACAATAAATTAGCTAAGTCATATGCAGATTATGAAATATGTATGACATTCAAGCCCACCTCCTTCGAGGAGCACAACCAATCCTCAAACCTCATCTATCTGCTCCTGCAAGAAACCGGTTTAGTCAGATATTGTGTATGGTTTAAAGACTATCACAAGATGGTAGATTTAACATTAAGTAAATGTACTTCAGAAGGGTCCAATAAGTTTAATAACAGATTTGAGAAATCATTCATGTCGTGATTCAGCACattctaaaaaattcttcaGTTATTTCTTCTTGTTTTTTGATGGACTTGGATATTTAGTTTTAACTATTAGGGTCACAAGTAAAAGTAGGAGCAGCTAaatttccaaatataaattgctgcaaaactacacaaaaatgcCAACTAAAAATAGCACTAACCTGCATATCAGAAGTCCAGAGAGTGAGGTTGTCCCTTAATAGCTGCATGATCAGTGTGCTGTCCTTGTATGATTCCTCACCGAGTGTATCCAGTTCAGCAATAGCATCCTCAAAAGCCTTGATTTAGCAAGGAAAAACAAATTGTTGGAATCAACTTGATAAGAAAGTTAAAATTCATGTCAATCAAAACTATGTTGCTTTATCAAATCcctaacaaaaaataatagaatGTAGAACTACGGAAGAACTCAATAAAATTATGAAGGGGAATTTATATCTTATTGGCTATGTTGTTGATGGGGAGTTGCAGAATATCACATTTCCAGTCAAATTTAACTTCGGCACTACTGATTTAgatatgagaaaataaaatataaatctcAATCACCAACAACTTCATTTTAGATAAAGACTCAACAAGCTTGAGTAACTAAGATATCGTCTCATCATTTCCAATACCACATGACATGATGCAAGCTAAAACATCTCTGTCCCCAATCAATAAATAGTCTATGTTATCAAATCCAAGAGGAGTAGTTTAAATGATAAAGCATGTGGTTGGCTCCCACAAGATCTGAGGTTCCGAATCAATCCAAGGTACCTACATAGCAATACTAAAATTGTTTGGTCTATCAACTTTCAAAGCTAAGTTGTCATTTTCCTAGTAGCCTGTAAGAGGTTATGAATTAAAACAAAGATTTTCCTACTAACTTTCTTGTTCGTTTATGTTGATTGTAAAAACTAAGTTCATTGATCATAGGCAAAATTGCCTGTCTTCTCAATAGCCCTCTCCATGTACTTCTTTTCCGCTGTCCTCTATCTACTTTCAagttatttaaaaaatcttaTGACCACTCCATTTTCCGAGACAACATTTAAATGTTTTGAACACTTTTATTCCATTTTATACAATTCTTTTCCTTTTCCCATACCAGTTTCCTCTATTCCGAATTCCACTACAATAATATATTCATGGTTCACGGTCACCTACACACATTTACACGTTTATGTACTATATTCAGACTACTTGTATTTATAACATATCAATATTCAAAAATGGGAAAACTTTGTTGCATCTCTAAATTAAAGACCACTTATAAAATCTTAATGGCGAGCTCAGGTTGGATGAGGCATGGATGTGCCAATTTCAGCAGCATCAAGTACCATACCACAAAAATAACACAAGATTTGTCTCATCTTAAGTAGAACAATTCCCTTGCACAGAGAAAAATTTCTTCTCTCTTAAACATTACATTCATACCTGAGTCACACTTTTAATACAATTAACACCAATGCCTCACCAGCTTCAGTTATTTGATTAACTAATCAGTACTTATTAACTTGAAGTGCAGTTTTAGGGATCAATAATTCTATTCATCTAAATTCTAAAGGCCACAAGGAAAAGAACTACCATTTCATCTGATTCCCAAGTCTATTAAAAGCTGTTAGAAAAATACTTCCATAAATAGTATATACTCAACTTGCCTCTCACCTAGCAATAAAGAATTATTTCAAgcagaagaagaaaataagggGGTAAGACTCTGACATGAAGCCCAAATAACAAATATCTCTGACCAAAACGTACAAATTTATTGAATAGCAAAAAAACCAGGCCTATCTTGAATTCAGATACTGTCAAACTCATTTAATTCGTACAACCTTAAACTTAGTTCTTTTTAATCTAGTCATTACAAATTTGGTCTTGTAAATTTGGGTAAAAGGACGGGTtgtgtattaaaaaaatttctatttataggaaacgaACTCCAAGGGCTTGTTTATGACAAAAACCAAGTGTAGTTTTCCGTAAAATTAATCCATCACCGATGGGTACAATCGGTAACTAATCGcatttgaaacaatttctttGTTCAGATAGTATGGACTGTCAAGCAGCGAAATCTTAACAATCCCAttaggtattagtcacaaaaatagGGCTAACCTGTTTTGCCATGGCACAAGCTTTGTCTGATGAATTGAGAATCTCGTAATAGAACACAGAGAAGTTCAGTGCCAAACCCAGCCTTATTGGATGCGTTGGACTCAGTTCAGCAGTTGCAATATCcttcaacaaataaaaattcgaTTTATCAAGCTTCGTATTAATGCAAAGAACAGTACAAAGTACAATAGCACTAAAAAGCATTTAAATCGAATAAATCTCAGGGTACCTGAGCAGCCTTGTAAGCTCCCATCGTCTCCTCCGCGGCAGATTTTCTCTCGTCTCCGACCTTGAACTCAGCGAGATACCGATGATAATCGCCCTTCATCTTCAAGTAAAAAACCTTGGACTCACCGCTGGAAGCCGAAGGAACGAGGTGTGAGTCCAATAGCCCAAGGATCCCAGCGCAGACGGTAGAAAGCTCGGATTCCACCTTGGATCTGTAATCTTTGACGAGTGGCACGAGCTCATCGTTCTTGCGGCCTTCTTCCTTCTGCTCGATCGACGAGACAATTCTCCAGGCAGCTCGAAGCGATCCGATCACGTTCTTGTAAGCCACAGAGAGAAGGTTCCGCTCCTCCACAGTGAGTTCAGTGCCTCCTGGAGCAGTGGACCCAACAACAAGTTTCTCCATAAACTTAACCATCTCCTCATATCGCTCGGCTTGCTCCGCGAGCTTCGCCAAGTAAACGTACTGGTCCTTGGTAAGGTTTTCCGGAACGGCAGACGCCATTGTTGCAGAGCTCGAAGTCacaggagagagagagagagagagagagagagagagagagagagagaaggatttGAAATTTTGAGAAAACAATGGGTTGAGTTGGGGCTTAAATTACGAGGAGCAAGCATGGTTGGCCATTTTAGATAtttgttaatattttattttaaggccTGCGAATGAAAGAaagatattttgtttttttttccttttccctTGTTTTGTAGTTGGTAAATACTACATAGACGGCGTCGTTTTGAGGGGATGTGATGTCATTGTGATGTAGGCGAGTACCGTAGGTGTTAAGGGTAGGAGCGCGTGGTGGAGAATGATTGGACGATAATTAAGAGAGGAGGATAATAGGAGGAGAAGATGGATTAGAGTCAGCTTTGTATGGAAGATATTTCGGCTTGGGCTGTTGGGCCGCTCTTCATATATGAGGAAACTAAGGAAACAAACCGTATCTTACttgtacttaaattaaattaagtcatatatatagtttgaataaataaaatttaaattaagaaatatatatgactattgataaatttataaaaaaaacctAATCATATGATTTTAAATTTGATGTTATTACCGTATTTTACTTgtacttattaatataatttttaataggTTTGTttagtatataaaataaatcaaataatatgtTAAACTACTTACTTATATacataatttaagttgtaattttttttttataaataaaatataccaaataaaatctactaattaaaaatgaaaaaatagatcgaattttataacttttttaattgatttacatttttatactaattgaaaaatcataaataaatataaacttaaactattaaaaaattatatagatatttgATTACTGTAAATTATGAATTAtaacaatattattaaaatattatattgaattaactaataaaataaataaaatacttaaTGGATGAAAGAAGTATTCGGacaacaattttatattatgtttatttttctttgaattttcataGTAAGAACATCCTACatgtgaaaaaaaatttcaattcaATTTTGTTATCTCTATTGATGAGAATCATTATAACGAAAACAAAAATGAAATGTAcaaatttctattattttaattaattaaattaattaatagaaataaatagtaattattttctACACATATTAgaattaactttaattaaat from Cannabis sativa cultivar Pink pepper isolate KNU-18-1 chromosome 4, ASM2916894v1, whole genome shotgun sequence carries:
- the LOC115712674 gene encoding 14-3-3 protein 1 isoform X1; the encoded protein is MASAVPENLTKDQYVYLAKLAEQAERYEEMVKFMEKLVVGSTAPGGTELTVEERNLLSVAYKNVIGSLRAAWRIVSSIEQKEEGRKNDELVPLVKDYRSKVESELSTVCAGILGLLDSHLVPSASSGESKVFYLKMKGDYHRYLAEFKVGDERKSAAEETMGAYKAAQDIATAELSPTHPIRLGLALNFSVFYYEILNSSDKACAMAKQAFEDAIAELDTLGEESYKDSTLIMQLLRDNLTLWTSDMQEQIDEV
- the LOC115712674 gene encoding 14-3-3 protein 1 isoform X2, translating into MASAVPENLTKDQYVYLAKLAEQAERYEEMVKFMEKLVVGSTAPGGTELTVEERNLLSVAYKNVIGSLRAAWRIVSSIEQKEEGRKNDELVPLVKDYRSKVESELSTVCAGILGLLDSHLVPSASSGESKVFYLKMKGDYHRYLAEFKVGDERKSAAEETMGAYKAAQDIATAELSPTHPIRLGLALNFSVFYYEILNSSDKACAMAKQAFEDAIAELDTLGEESYKDSTLIMQLLRDNLTLWTSDMQIDEV